From Ruminococcus sp. HUN007, a single genomic window includes:
- a CDS encoding cohesin domain-containing protein: MSRKLRKVVASTLALTMMTGPAGSFPALQVTQTISAASAEQVVSTTSAAGGIAGPTVDAGVYSVKAGETFKIKLKVTNNGEGFNALNSWLDVDTNVFEIVSMEAGDTDDPENGDSYAYSNTTVNTFQKNGAAAGVKTVLALYSDANNLTGDTVIATITLKAKDGVKDGNYSLPFDAKGDDGAMGNRIITENGERKPIVLNPTFRGAAVTVGNPSTQTPASQAPASQTPASQTPASQTPAQSGTLSGKIADASASAGGTFSTTLTISGTDFAGFAAELNFDSQALELTKASADGFTVDVEGKKIVGLADPYKDLSSASVKLEFKAASSANGNYDVSGSSLTAASKNY, translated from the coding sequence GTGTCAAGAAAACTCAGAAAAGTAGTAGCGAGTACTTTAGCACTCACTATGATGACCGGACCTGCAGGCAGTTTTCCTGCATTACAGGTCACACAGACAATAAGTGCTGCTTCAGCAGAACAGGTAGTATCAACGACAAGTGCCGCTGGCGGTATCGCAGGCCCTACAGTTGATGCCGGTGTTTACAGTGTAAAGGCCGGAGAAACATTCAAGATCAAGCTTAAGGTAACAAACAACGGAGAAGGCTTCAATGCTCTTAACTCATGGCTCGACGTGGATACTAATGTATTCGAGATCGTAAGCATGGAAGCCGGAGATACCGATGATCCTGAAAATGGAGACAGCTATGCTTATTCAAATACAACAGTAAATACATTCCAGAAAAACGGCGCTGCAGCAGGTGTCAAGACAGTACTTGCACTTTACAGTGATGCCAATAATCTTACAGGTGATACTGTTATTGCAACAATAACACTTAAGGCGAAGGACGGCGTTAAGGACGGTAATTATTCACTTCCGTTTGATGCGAAGGGTGATGACGGTGCAATGGGTAACCGTATAATTACCGAAAACGGTGAAAGAAAGCCGATCGTTCTTAATCCGACATTCCGCGGAGCTGCTGTAACTGTCGGAAATCCTTCAACACAGACACCTGCTTCACAGGCACCTGCATCTCAGACTCCTGCATCTCAGACTCCTGCATCTCAGACTCCTGCCCAGTCAGGTACATTATCAGGCAAAATCGCTGATGCTTCTGCAAGTGCAGGCGGAACTTTCTCAACAACACTTACTATTTCAGGAACAGATTTTGCAGGATTTGCTGCTGAACTTAATTTTGACAGCCAGGCTCTTGAACTTACAAAGGCATCAGCTGACGGATTTACAGTAGATGTTGAAGGAAAGAAGATCGTAGGTCTTGCTGATCCGTACAAGGATCTCTCAAGCGCTTCTGTAAAGCTTGAATTCAAGGCTGCATCTTCTGCAAACGGTAACTACGATGTTTCCGGTTCATCTCTTACAGCAGCATCAAAAAACTACTGA
- a CDS encoding cohesin domain-containing protein: MSRKIRKVVASTLALAMMTGTAANFPAGQFAVLNAATAEQAVSTSNVAGGLAGPTIDAGTYEVKAGETFKVKIKATGNTDGFNALNTWLDVDTNVFEIVGKEAGDIDDPENEDSYAYSNVTVNTFKKSGAAAGVETLLALYSDTDNAKGDMVIATYTLKVKDGAKDGYYSLPFDAKGDGGAMGNRINSDRTPLVINPTFKGASITVGNPSSQPTAQTPASQAPASQAPASQTPASQTPASQTPAQSGTLSGKIADASAKAGETVKTTLSISGVDFAGFAAELSFSGLELTKATADGFDVEIQGKKIVGLANPYKDVSSATVNLEFKTSAAGSYEVSASSLEAASKDKEKEFKGSVTKGTVTVSGASSNPTSQTPATQTPSQTPASQAPSSDAIQIEIGKVAGKPGEKVKVPVTVKNVGDGFSALQFDYAIDGDLMIGRGIKGDFACSWTIGKTEKSAQFLEGDGMNISGEGVIGKLEVEIPADAKEGTVYNFKISNFEGAMVDKSTGKQVKLAAAKFAGTAGYIAVGELPSEAPASQTPASQTPASQTPASQTPATTPSETPNSDAIQIVIDNVAGKAGEKVKIPVTAKNVGDGFSALQFDYDIDGDLKVGRGIKGDFACSWTIGKTEKSAQFLEGDGMNISGDGVIGKLEVEIPADAKEGTVYKFKISNFEGAVVDKSTGKQVKLDGSKFAGVAGTITVGDKPVSSDPTVEPTVSVKPTETAKPTEIPTTAPSNSAKAEQPVSKTDVQGGIAGPKVDAGTYKVKAGDKFDVQIKVTDNKDGFNALNAWLDVDTDVFEITAMEAGDTSDPENEDSVAYSAVTLNKFHKDGAPDNITTILALFSDTENAADDQVIATITLTVKAGVKDGYYTLPFDAKGDGGAMANRVVVKDGDRSPVVLNPTFVGALVTVGDPAPATETPTEVPTVKPTPATAQPTATTEKPSEEPPAGDAIKIKIGEINGNAGEKVKVPVYAENVGGGFSALQFDYDIDGGLTIGRGIKGDFACSWTIGKTEKSAQFLEGDGMNISGDGCIGKFEIEIPKDAKDGTVYNIKISNFEGAMVDSATNKQVKLESSKFEGVAGKITVGEVTPASESPSPSPAPTQKTTEPSPTAPATDAPKSDAISIEIGTVYGAAGEKVKVPVTAKNVGNGFSALQFDYDIDGDLTIGRGIKGDFGCSWTIGKTEKSAQFLEADGMNISGDGVIGKFEIEIPKDAKDGTVYNIKISNFEGAMVDSATNKQVKLDADKFTAVAGKIIVGKEAPTTEPTAENTAYDVNGDGSVNTADIIALKKYLLLVKDAKVVNGDINGDGIINSMDMVRLVNKLLG; encoded by the coding sequence CGTTGGAAAGGAAGCAGGCGACATCGATGATCCTGAAAACGAAGACAGCTATGCTTACTCAAACGTTACAGTCAACACATTCAAGAAGAGCGGAGCTGCAGCAGGCGTAGAAACTCTTCTCGCACTTTACAGTGACACAGACAATGCAAAGGGCGACATGGTTATTGCTACCTATACTCTTAAGGTAAAGGACGGAGCTAAGGACGGCTACTATTCACTTCCGTTTGACGCAAAGGGCGATGGCGGCGCTATGGGTAACCGTATCAACTCAGACAGAACACCGCTGGTAATCAACCCGACATTCAAGGGCGCTTCAATAACAGTAGGCAACCCTTCATCACAGCCGACTGCTCAGACACCTGCATCACAGGCTCCTGCATCACAGGCACCGGCATCACAGACACCGGCTTCACAGACACCAGCTTCACAGACTCCTGCTCAGTCAGGCACATTATCAGGCAAGATCGCTGACGCTTCTGCCAAGGCAGGCGAAACAGTAAAGACAACTCTTTCAATTTCAGGCGTTGATTTTGCAGGATTTGCAGCTGAACTCAGCTTCAGCGGCCTTGAACTTACAAAGGCAACAGCTGACGGATTCGACGTTGAGATCCAGGGCAAAAAGATCGTTGGTCTTGCTAATCCGTACAAGGATGTTTCATCAGCTACAGTAAACCTCGAATTCAAGACTTCAGCAGCAGGCAGCTACGAAGTATCAGCTTCATCACTTGAAGCAGCTTCAAAGGATAAGGAAAAGGAATTCAAGGGCTCAGTTACAAAGGGTACTGTAACAGTAAGCGGTGCTTCATCAAATCCGACATCACAGACACCGGCTACACAGACACCTTCACAGACTCCTGCATCTCAGGCACCTTCAAGCGATGCTATCCAGATCGAGATCGGTAAAGTAGCAGGCAAGCCAGGCGAAAAGGTAAAGGTTCCTGTAACAGTCAAGAACGTAGGCGACGGCTTCTCAGCTCTCCAGTTTGACTATGCTATCGACGGCGATCTCATGATCGGCAGAGGTATCAAGGGCGACTTCGCATGCTCATGGACAATCGGTAAGACAGAAAAGTCAGCACAGTTCCTTGAAGGCGACGGAATGAACATTTCAGGCGAAGGCGTTATCGGTAAGCTCGAAGTTGAAATTCCTGCAGACGCTAAGGAAGGTACAGTATATAACTTCAAGATCTCCAACTTTGAAGGCGCAATGGTAGACAAGTCAACAGGCAAGCAGGTTAAACTTGCAGCAGCAAAGTTTGCAGGCACAGCAGGCTATATCGCAGTAGGCGAATTACCTTCAGAGGCACCTGCATCTCAGACACCTGCATCTCAGACACCTGCATCTCAGACACCTGCATCTCAGACTCCGGCAACTACACCTTCAGAGACACCTAACAGCGATGCTATCCAGATCGTAATTGACAATGTAGCAGGCAAGGCAGGCGAAAAGGTTAAGATCCCTGTAACAGCCAAGAACGTAGGCGACGGTTTCTCAGCACTTCAGTTCGACTATGACATCGACGGCGATCTCAAGGTCGGCAGAGGTATCAAGGGCGACTTCGCATGCTCATGGACAATCGGCAAGACAGAAAAGTCAGCACAGTTCCTTGAAGGCGACGGAATGAACATTTCAGGCGACGGCGTTATCGGTAAGCTCGAAGTTGAAATTCCTGCAGACGCTAAGGAAGGTACAGTATATAAATTCAAGATCTCTAACTTTGAAGGCGCAGTAGTAGACAAGTCAACAGGCAAGCAGGTTAAGCTTGACGGCAGCAAGTTTGCAGGTGTTGCAGGTACTATTACAGTAGGTGACAAGCCGGTTTCATCAGATCCGACAGTTGAACCTACAGTTTCAGTTAAGCCTACTGAAACAGCAAAGCCTACAGAGATCCCTACAACAGCTCCTTCAAATTCTGCAAAGGCAGAACAGCCTGTATCAAAGACTGACGTTCAGGGCGGTATTGCAGGTCCTAAGGTTGACGCTGGTACATACAAGGTTAAGGCTGGCGATAAATTTGACGTTCAGATCAAGGTAACAGACAATAAGGACGGCTTCAACGCTCTCAATGCATGGCTCGATGTTGATACTGACGTATTCGAGATCACAGCTATGGAAGCAGGCGACACTTCAGATCCTGAAAACGAAGATTCAGTTGCATACTCAGCTGTAACTCTTAACAAGTTCCATAAGGATGGTGCACCTGACAATATCACAACGATCCTTGCTCTCTTCAGTGATACAGAAAACGCTGCAGACGATCAGGTAATCGCTACAATCACACTTACAGTTAAGGCCGGAGTTAAGGACGGCTACTATACACTTCCGTTTGATGCAAAGGGCGACGGCGGTGCAATGGCTAACCGTGTTGTAGTTAAGGACGGAGACAGATCACCTGTTGTTCTTAACCCTACATTTGTTGGTGCACTTGTAACAGTTGGCGATCCTGCACCTGCAACGGAAACACCAACTGAAGTACCAACAGTTAAGCCTACACCAGCAACAGCACAGCCGACAGCAACTACAGAAAAACCATCTGAAGAGCCACCTGCAGGTGATGCTATCAAGATCAAGATCGGTGAAATAAACGGCAATGCCGGTGAAAAGGTTAAGGTTCCTGTATACGCAGAGAACGTAGGCGGCGGTTTCTCAGCACTCCAGTTTGACTACGACATCGACGGCGGTCTCACGATCGGCAGAGGTATCAAGGGCGACTTCGCATGCTCATGGACAATCGGCAAGACAGAAAAGTCAGCACAGTTCCTTGAAGGCGACGGAATGAACATTTCAGGCGACGGCTGCATTGGTAAGTTCGAAATCGAGATCCCTAAGGATGCTAAGGACGGCACAGTATACAACATCAAGATCTCTAACTTCGAAGGTGCAATGGTTGACAGTGCTACAAACAAGCAGGTTAAGCTTGAAAGCAGCAAGTTTGAAGGCGTAGCTGGTAAGATCACAGTGGGTGAAGTTACACCGGCATCAGAATCACCATCACCATCACCAGCACCGACTCAGAAGACAACAGAACCATCTCCGACAGCACCTGCTACAGATGCTCCAAAGAGCGACGCTATTTCAATCGAAATCGGTACTGTATACGGCGCAGCAGGCGAAAAGGTTAAGGTTCCTGTAACAGCCAAGAACGTAGGAAACGGCTTCTCAGCACTCCAGTTCGACTACGATATCGACGGTGATCTCACAATCGGCAGAGGTATCAAGGGCGACTTCGGCTGCTCATGGACGATCGGCAAGACAGAAAAGTCAGCACAGTTCCTTGAAGCAGACGGAATGAACATCTCAGGCGACGGTGTAATCGGTAAGTTTGAAATCGAAATTCCTAAGGATGCTAAGGACGGCACAGTATACAACATCAAGATCTCTAACTTCGAAGGCGCAATGGTTGACAGTGCTACAAACAAGCAGGTTAAGCTTGACGCTGACAAGTTTACAGCTGTTGCCGGCAAGATCATAGTTGGTAAGGAAGCACCTACAACTGAACCAACAGCGGAAAATACAGCTTATGATGTAAACGGTGACGGCTCAGTTAATACAGCTGATATCATCGCACTCAAGAAGTACTTACTCCTTGTTAAGGATGCAAAGGTTGTAAACGGCGACATCAACGGTGACGGCATTATCAACTCAATGGATATGGTCCGTCTCGTTAATAAGTTACTCGGCTGA
- a CDS encoding cohesin domain-containing protein: MFPVHLLQQHQKTTEKEFSGNISKGTVSVNGGSQTPTSAPSSAPPSSGGIEISIGEVEGKPGEKVKVPVTAKNVGNGFSALQFDYDITGGLRVGRGIKGDFACSWTVGGTENSAQFLEGDGMNISGDGVIGKLEIELPSDASGTYDIKISNFEGSTVDPSTGKQVKMDGSMFKAVSGKIKVSGSTASPEPTTPGSSETPTVKPTSTTPAAGKIQIELGEIEGKPGEKVKIPVTAKNVGEGFSALQFDYDITGGLRIGRGIKGDFACSWTVGGTEKSAQFLEGDGMNISGDGVIGKLEVELPADASGTYEIKISNFEGSKVDSATGKQVKLEGSQFEGVTGKIRVSGGTETASPKPTVSPSPTASASSPAQSANEQPESKTQIANGLEGPTVDAGKYNVKAGETFKLKIKAVNNSEGFNALNSWLDVNTDVFEIVSMEAGDTDDPDNEDSVAYSAVTLNKFHKENAAENITTILALFSDTENLKGDAVVATIELKVKTGTKDANYTLPFDAKGDGGAMANRVVTRDGDRSPVVLNPTFLGALVQVGEGAVQPSPVPTVKPTEETPTVKPTSTTPAAGKIQIELGEIEGKPGEKVKIPVTAKNVGEGFSALQFDYDITGGLRIGRGIKGDFACSWTVGGTEKSAQFLEGDGMNISGDGVIGKLEVELPADASGTYEIKISNFEGSKVDSATGKQVKLEGSQFEGVTGKIRVSGGTETASPKPTVSPSPTASASSPAQSANEQPESKTQIANGLEGPTVDAGKYNVKAGETFKLKIKAVNNSEGFNALNSWLDVNTDVFEIVSMEAGDTDDPDNEDSVAYSAVTLNKFHKENAAENITTILALFSDTENLKGDAVVATIELKVKTGTKDANYTLPFDAKGDGGAMANRVVTRDGDRSPVVLNPTFLGALVQVGEGAVQPSPVPTVKPTEETPTVKPTSTTPAAGKIQIELGEIEGKPGEKVKIPVTAKNVGEGFSALQFDYDITGGLRIGRGIKGDFACSWTVGGTENSAQFLEGDGMNISGDGVIGKLEVELPADASGTYEIKISNFEGSKVDSATGKQVRLEGSQFEGVTGKIRVSGGTETASPKPTVSPSPTVSPSPTVKPSPTVTPAAGKIQIALGEIEGKPGEKVKIPVTAKNVGEGFSALQFDYDITGGLRIGRGIKGDFACSWTVGGTEKSVQFLEGDGMNISGDGVIGKLEVELPADASGTYEIKISNFEGSKVDSATGKQVRLEGSQFEGVTGKIKVTGGTETPSPSPTVSPKPTVVPTEVTPTSTPVQSANEQPESKTQVANGLEGPTVDAGKYNVKAGETFKLKIKVTDNSEGFNALNSWLDVNTDMFEIVSMEAGDTDDPDNEDSVAYSAVTLNEFHKEGAAGNITTILALFSDTENLKGDTVIATVELKVKNGTKDGGYALPFDANGDGGAMANRVVTKDGDRSPVVINPTFRGALVVVGEEVKPSPVPTVTPTVSPSPTVKPSPTVTPSAGKIQIELGEIEGKPGEKVKIPVTAKNVGEGFSALQFDYDITGGLRIGRGIKGDFSGSWTIGRTEKSAQFLEGDGENISGDGVIGKLEVELPADASGTYEIKISNFEGSKVDPATGKQVKLDSSQFEGVTGKIKVTGGTETPSPSPTVSPSPTVSPEPTKTPAEGLRGDVNLDGKVTQIDATILLREVLSLSVERKSILEDLISEEGKKKYPDNYIEMSHRNGDVDGSDKGTGFRQTDATFILRALLEAGIKGETNISEEIWNKVTK, translated from the coding sequence ATGTTTCCGGTTCATCTCTTACAGCAGCATCAAAAAACTACTGAAAAGGAATTCAGCGGTAACATTTCAAAGGGTACAGTTTCAGTAAACGGAGGATCACAGACTCCGACATCTGCTCCGTCATCTGCACCTCCTTCATCAGGCGGAATCGAGATCAGCATCGGTGAAGTTGAAGGCAAGCCGGGCGAAAAGGTAAAGGTTCCTGTAACAGCCAAGAACGTAGGAAACGGTTTCTCAGCACTCCAGTTTGACTACGACATCACAGGCGGCCTCAGAGTAGGCAGAGGCATCAAGGGCGACTTTGCATGTTCATGGACTGTAGGCGGAACGGAAAATTCAGCACAGTTCCTCGAAGGCGACGGAATGAACATTTCAGGCGACGGCGTTATCGGCAAACTTGAAATTGAACTTCCTTCAGATGCAAGCGGAACTTATGATATAAAGATCTCAAACTTTGAAGGTTCAACTGTAGATCCTTCAACAGGCAAGCAGGTCAAGATGGACGGCAGTATGTTCAAGGCTGTATCCGGAAAGATCAAGGTATCCGGAAGCACAGCATCACCTGAACCGACTACACCGGGATCATCTGAAACACCAACAGTAAAGCCGACATCTACAACACCGGCAGCAGGCAAGATTCAGATCGAACTCGGAGAGATCGAAGGCAAGCCGGGTGAAAAGGTAAAGATCCCAGTAACAGCAAAGAACGTAGGAGAAGGCTTCTCAGCACTCCAGTTCGACTATGACATCACAGGCGGCCTCAGAATCGGCAGAGGTATCAAGGGCGACTTCGCATGCTCATGGACAGTAGGCGGAACAGAAAAGTCAGCTCAGTTCCTTGAAGGCGACGGAATGAACATTTCAGGCGACGGCGTGATCGGTAAGCTTGAAGTAGAACTTCCTGCAGACGCAAGCGGAACATACGAGATAAAGATCTCCAACTTCGAAGGTTCAAAAGTGGATTCTGCAACAGGCAAGCAGGTCAAGCTCGAAGGCAGCCAGTTCGAAGGTGTAACAGGAAAGATCAGGGTTTCAGGCGGTACAGAAACAGCATCACCGAAGCCGACAGTATCACCTTCACCTACAGCATCTGCATCCTCACCTGCACAGTCCGCAAACGAGCAGCCTGAATCAAAGACACAGATAGCAAACGGACTTGAAGGACCTACAGTAGATGCGGGCAAGTATAACGTAAAGGCCGGAGAAACATTCAAGCTGAAGATAAAGGCAGTGAACAACAGCGAAGGCTTCAACGCACTTAACTCATGGCTCGATGTAAATACAGACGTATTTGAGATCGTAAGCATGGAAGCCGGAGACACTGATGATCCTGACAACGAAGATTCAGTAGCATATTCAGCAGTAACACTCAACAAGTTCCATAAGGAAAATGCTGCTGAAAATATAACAACGATCCTTGCACTGTTCAGTGATACAGAAAACCTCAAGGGCGACGCAGTTGTTGCAACAATTGAACTTAAGGTAAAGACCGGAACAAAGGACGCTAACTATACACTTCCGTTCGATGCAAAGGGTGACGGCGGTGCAATGGCAAACCGTGTAGTAACCAGGGACGGAGACAGATCACCTGTAGTTCTTAACCCTACATTCCTCGGAGCACTTGTTCAGGTGGGTGAAGGTGCAGTACAGCCATCACCGGTTCCTACAGTAAAGCCGACAGAAGAAACACCAACAGTAAAGCCGACATCTACAACACCGGCAGCAGGCAAGATTCAGATCGAACTCGGAGAGATTGAAGGCAAGCCGGGTGAAAAGGTAAAGATCCCTGTAACAGCAAAGAACGTAGGAGAAGGCTTCTCAGCACTCCAGTTCGACTATGACATCACAGGCGGCCTCAGGATCGGCAGAGGTATCAAGGGCGACTTCGCATGCTCATGGACAGTGGGCGGAACAGAAAAGTCAGCTCAGTTCCTTGAAGGCGACGGAATGAACATTTCAGGCGACGGCGTGATCGGTAAGCTTGAAGTAGAACTTCCTGCAGACGCAAGCGGAACATACGAGATAAAGATCTCCAACTTCGAAGGTTCAAAGGTGGATTCTGCAACAGGCAAGCAGGTCAAGCTCGAAGGCAGCCAGTTCGAAGGTGTAACAGGAAAGATCAGGGTTTCAGGCGGTACAGAAACAGCATCACCGAAGCCTACAGTATCACCTTCACCTACAGCATCTGCATCCTCACCTGCACAGTCCGCAAACGAGCAGCCTGAATCAAAGACACAGATAGCAAACGGACTTGAAGGACCTACAGTAGATGCAGGCAAGTATAACGTAAAGGCCGGAGAAACATTCAAGCTGAAGATAAAGGCAGTGAACAACAGCGAAGGCTTCAACGCACTTAACTCATGGCTCGATGTAAATACAGACGTATTTGAGATCGTAAGCATGGAAGCCGGAGACACTGATGATCCTGACAACGAAGATTCAGTAGCATATTCAGCAGTAACACTCAACAAGTTCCATAAGGAAAATGCTGCTGAAAATATAACAACGATCCTTGCACTGTTCAGTGATACAGAAAACCTCAAGGGCGACGCAGTTGTTGCAACAATTGAACTTAAGGTAAAGACCGGAACAAAGGACGCTAACTATACACTTCCGTTCGATGCAAAGGGTGACGGCGGTGCAATGGCAAACCGTGTAGTAACCAGGGACGGAGACAGATCACCTGTAGTTCTTAACCCTACATTCCTCGGAGCACTTGTTCAGGTGGGTGAAGGTGCAGTACAGCCATCACCGGTTCCTACAGTAAAACCGACAGAAGAAACACCAACAGTAAAGCCGACATCTACAACACCGGCAGCAGGCAAGATCCAGATCGAACTCGGAGAGATCGAAGGCAAGCCGGGCGAAAAGGTAAAGATCCCAGTAACAGCAAAGAACGTAGGAGAAGGCTTCTCAGCACTCCAGTTCGACTATGACATCACAGGCGGTCTCAGGATCGGCAGAGGTATCAAGGGCGACTTCGCATGCTCATGGACAGTAGGCGGAACAGAAAATTCAGCTCAGTTCCTTGAAGGCGACGGAATGAACATTTCAGGCGACGGTGTTATCGGTAAGCTTGAAGTAGAACTTCCTGCAGACGCAAGCGGAACATACGAGATAAAGATCTCCAACTTCGAAGGTTCAAAGGTAGACTCTGCAACTGGCAAGCAGGTAAGACTCGAAGGCAGCCAGTTCGAAGGTGTAACAGGAAAGATCAGGGTTTCAGGCGGTACAGAAACAGCATCACCGAAGCCGACAGTATCACCTTCACCTACAGTATCACCTTCGCCTACAGTTAAACCGTCACCGACAGTAACACCGGCAGCAGGCAAGATCCAGATCGCACTTGGTGAGATCGAAGGCAAGCCGGGCGAAAAGGTAAAGATCCCTGTAACAGCAAAGAACGTAGGAGAAGGCTTCTCAGCACTCCAGTTCGACTATGACATCACAGGCGGCCTCAGGATCGGCAGAGGTATCAAGGGCGACTTTGCATGCTCATGGACAGTAGGCGGAACAGAAAAGTCAGTACAGTTCCTTGAAGGCGACGGAATGAACATTTCAGGCGACGGCGTGATCGGTAAGCTTGAAGTAGAACTTCCTGCAGACGCAAGCGGAACATACGAGATAAAGATTTCCAACTTCGAAGGTTCAAAGGTTGATTCCGCAACAGGCAAGCAGGTAAGACTCGAAGGCAGCCAGTTCGAAGGTGTAACAGGAAAGATCAAGGTTACAGGCGGTACAGAAACACCGTCACCTTCACCGACAGTATCACCGAAGCCGACTGTTGTTCCTACAGAAGTAACTCCTACATCCACCCCTGTACAGTCCGCAAACGAACAGCCTGAATCAAAGACACAGGTGGCAAACGGACTTGAAGGACCTACAGTAGATGCGGGCAAGTATAACGTAAAGGCCGGAGAAACATTCAAGCTGAAGATAAAGGTTACTGACAACAGCGAGGGCTTCAATGCACTCAACTCATGGCTCGATGTAAATACAGACATGTTTGAGATCGTAAGCATGGAAGCAGGCGACACGGATGATCCTGATAACGAAGATTCAGTTGCATACTCAGCAGTAACTCTCAACGAGTTCCATAAGGAAGGTGCGGCTGGCAATATAACAACGATCCTTGCACTGTTCAGCGATACAGAAAACCTCAAGGGCGACACAGTTATTGCAACAGTTGAACTTAAGGTCAAGAACGGTACAAAGGACGGCGGCTACGCACTTCCGTTTGACGCAAACGGCGACGGCGGCGCAATGGCAAACCGTGTTGTAACCAAGGACGGAGACAGATCACCTGTAGTTATTAATCCGACATTCCGCGGAGCACTCGTCGTAGTAGGAGAAGAAGTAAAACCATCACCTGTTCCGACAGTTACACCTACAGTATCACCTTCACCTACAGTTAAACCGTCACCGACAGTAACACCGTCAGCAGGCAAGATCCAGATCGAACTCGGAGAGATCGAAGGCAAGCCGGGCGAAAAGGTAAAGATCCCAGTAACAGCAAAGAACGTAGGAGAAGGCTTCTCAGCACTCCAGTTCGACTATGACATCACAGGCGGCCTCAGGATCGGCAGAGGTATCAAGGGCGACTTCAGCGGCTCATGGACTATCGGCAGAACTGAAAAGTCAGCTCAGTTCCTTGAAGGCGACGGAGAGAACATTTCAGGCGACGGCGTGATCGGTAAGCTTGAAGTAGAACTTCCTGCAGATGCAAGCGGAACATACGAGATAAAGATCTCCAACTTCGAAGGCTCAAAGGTTGATCCGGCAACAGGCAAGCAGGTTAAGCTTGACAGCAGCCAGTTTGAAGGCGTAACAGGAAAGATCAAGGTTACAGGCGGTACAGAAACACCGTCACCTTCACCAACAGTATCACCTTCACCGACAGTTTCACCTGAACCTACAAAGACTCCTGCTGAAGGACTCAGAGGTGACGTAAACCTCGACGGTAAGGTAACACAGATCGACGCTACAATACTTCTCCGTGAAGTACTTTCACTCTCAGTTGAAAGAAAGTCGATACTTGAAGATCTTATCAGCGAAGAAGGCAAGAAGAAGTATCCTGACAATTACATTGAAATGTCACACCGCAACGGTGACGTTGATGGTTCTGACAAGGGTACAGGATTCCGTCAGACAGACGCAACCTTCATCCTCAGAGCACTTCTCGAAGCAGGTATTAAGGGTGAAACCAATATCTCAGAAGAAATCTGGAACAAGGTAACCAAATAA